The Halomonas sp. HAL1 genome segment TGTTCAATGATGTGGCTAACAGCGTGGCTAACGGCGTTATTTATCAACGGTTAGCGAAAAACGGCGATCAAGTCAGTGTCACTGCGGTAGCCGGCAGCGAACGACAGGTCTCTGAGCAGCTGCGCCGTATTGCAGCGCTGCCAGGGATGGGAGTGCCTTCATTATCGGCGGTAGAGAGCGAACAGAACGGCGCTGGTCGCGTGTTTCGTTTTGACGTGGAGCAGACCACAGTAGCGGTGCCGCAAGGTGTTGCCCAAGATGTGGAAGAGCAGGGTGTGGCAGAACTGGGTGAGGAAGAAGAGGGTTCGTCATGAGCCTTAATCGCGAGCAGTGGGCTATCGAGTGGCAGCGCCTGCGCGATGTCGATTGGCGCGATCTAGATATTAAGGAAGCCGGTGGATGGCCATTGCTGCTAAAAGTGTTGAGCTGTTGTTTGGCACTGCTGGCAGCATTGAGCGTCATGCTGTGGTTCGTAGTAAGCGAGCAGCGGGAATCCTTTAGGGCGGCGCAGCGTGAAGAGGTGAGGCTGCTAAGCGAATACCGCAGTAAAGCCTCGGAAGCCGCCTTTTTACCGGAAATGCGCGAACAGCTGACGACCCTGGAAGGGCAAATAGCGCGTTTGCGCACAATGCTGCCCACCGATGCCGAGATCCCTTCTCTGCTCGATAGCATTAGCGATGCCGCCGTTGACAACCGTCTCACCATTGAAACGATTCGGCTGCGTCCAACGCTAACCCAGCCCCATTATGTCGAGCAGCCGCTGGATATACAGGTACGCGGTGACTATCACCAGTTGGCACGCTTTAGTGCTGATATCGCGTCGTTACCCCGCATGGTGACCCAGCACGATTTTACCTTGGAGCCGGTAGAGGAGCGTGGCGATACGCTGCGCCTTTCGCTACTGGCCCGCACTTATCGTTACCTGGAACCGGGCGACCAGCCCCCAACTGACGGGGCGGAGCCACTATGACGCGTACAGCTAAGCTCATAGGAATGATGGTAAGTGTGGTGCTGCTCACGGCCTGTGCGGATGCCGAGTTAACTCAGCTGGAACGCACGTTGGCCAATATTCGTCAGTCGCCAGGCGGTCAGCCGCCGGTCATTGCGGTTGCGCTGCCTGAAAGTCGTACCTTGGCTTATTTATATAGCGAAGACCGCAGCCCCTTTTTACCGCCAGATGCTATTGCTCAGGATGACGCTAATCGTAGCGAGGGCGCGCTTGCGCCTGACCAGCAGCGTACCCCTGAGCCACTAGAGCGCTTTTCTCTGCAGGAGCTGCGTTTGGTCGGTACGATGCGTATGGCGGGGCGGCAAGTGGCGATGATCGCCTCTCCAGATGGCAATGTGACCAGCGTGAAAGAGGGCAACTATATGGGCACCGACTATGGACGCATTGCCCAGATAAGCGCTCAAGAAATTCGTGTTACCGAGCGTGTCTTTACCCAGCGGGAAGGTTGGCAACAGCGGCAAGTGTCGCTTGCTATCAACGAAAACAACGAGTAAGCGGATATTAGCTCATGGCAGTTACAGTTTGGCGAATCACTTTTTTAATGACCATGGCCGCCCTATTTTCACTGTTGCCTTCATTGGCAGTAGCGTCAGTGTTGACGGATGTTGACGTGCAGCCCGCCGACAGCGGTGGCGCCAACGTTGATCTTAGCTTCACTGGTGGCGTGCCCGAGCTGCGCAGCTACCGTTTGGAATCACCGCCGCGTGTCACGTTTGATTTGGCTGGCACCCAAAATGGGCTCGCCACCCGACGTTTGAGCATTAATAGCCACGGCGTCGAACAAATTACCGCCCTTGAAGGCAATGGCCGCACGCGCTTGGTGGTCAATCTCAGCGAACCGCAGGCATTTACGACCAGCGTGCAGGAAGGTCGGTTACGTATTACCTTTGCATCTGGCGCAACCCCCGCGCCGACCGCATCGCCTAACCCTTCTCCCACGCCCTCAGCCGGTGTTTCTTCGGCGGGGCTTGAAACCGACGAAGGGCCACAAATTGAAAATATCGATTTCCAGCGCGGTGCCGATGGTGCTGGTCGCTTGTTGGTTACCTTTGACCGCGAAGGGGTTGAGGCGAACGTCCGAGAAGGTGGCCCTGACCAAGTGCTGGTTGACCTGCGCGACGTGGCGATTCCGGATTCGCTTAATCAGGTCTACGATGTCACCGATTTTGCCACGCCAATCACCCGGATTACGCCCCGCGCCAACCAGGGCGACACCCAGTTAGCCATCGCCACCCAGGGCGCTTATGCGATGATCTCTTCGCAAAGTGGCCGCACGCTGACAGTGGAAGTGCAGCCCGCCAGCCAGGAGTCACAGCCCTCTCAGGCGACAGGCGAGCGCTTCAATGGCGAACGCTTGAGTCTTAATTTCCAGGATATCGAAGTGCGTTCAGTGCTAGCGACGCTGGCTGAATTTACCGGGCTGAACTTGGTTGCCAGTGACAGCGTCACCGGCCGTGTGACGCTCAACTTAAATGATGTCCCGTGGGATCAGGCGCTCGCACTGATTCTGCAAAGCCAGGGGTTATCGAGCCGTGAACAGGGCAATGTGATTGTGGTGGCGCCCGCCAGTGAGTTGGCTGAGCTAGAACGCCAAGAGCTAGAGGCGCGTAACCAGCGTGAAACCCTTTCCCCGCTGGTGACTGAGTTTATCGAAATCAAGTATGCCAGGGCTGAGGATTTGGCCCTGCTGCTGCGTGGCGGTGACGGCGATGGCTTTGGGCTGCTCACCGAGCGCGGCCGTGTCAGTATTGATAATCGCACCAATACGCTGCTAGTGCAGGATACCGCCGATCAGGTGCGCGATATTGTACGCACCATCGACCGTTTGGATGTTGCCGTTCGCCAGGTACAAATAGAAGCGCGCATTGTCATCGCCCGAGACACCGCTTCACGCGAATTGGGTATTAACTGGGGGATGTCGAGTACACGCGGTTTTCAAGAAGGTGAAGATGGCAATTTCACTCGACGTGATATCAATCCTAATGGCATCAACCGTGCCCAAGGCGGTTTGGCCGTCGATTTGGGTGCCGCGACGGGGCCAGGCACCGGTTTTAGTTTTGGCTATTTATCTGGCGATATCTTATTGGATTTGGAGCTGCGCGCGCTGGAGAGCGAAGGCAAGAGCCAGACTATCTCCCAGCCTCGCATTATTACCGCCAATCAGCGTACTGCCCGCATCAGCCAGGGTGAAGAGCGCGCCTTCCAGAGTGTTGATGGCAACGACAATCCGGATACCGAGTTCAAAGAGGCTGAACTCTCGCTGGAAGTCACGCCGCAGATTACCCCGGATAACCGCATTATCATGGATCTGGTCATCAAAAATGATAGCTTCCGTGAATCAGAGTTTGGCGGCGAACCACCGATTGATACCAATCAGATTGAGACCCAAGTGCTGGTCGATAACGGCCAAACAGTGGTGTTAGGCGGTATTTTGACCACCGAAGAGCTGCGTCAAATCGCCAAAACACCGTTGTTGGGCGATATTCCTTTGCTAGGTAGACTGTTTCGCTATACCGAAGAGAGCAATGAGAAGGTAGAGTTGTTAGTCTTTATTACTCCACGACTCCTAGACGATGGCTTAACGGTTCGCTGATGCAGGATTTACCCAATTTATTTCTTATAGGCCCCATGGGGGCCGGCAAAAGCACCATTGGTCGCCTATTGGCGGCGGAGCTTTCGCGCCAATTTTTTGACAGTGACCACGCCATTCAAGACCGCTGCGGGGCGGATATTCCGTGGATTTTCGATGTTGAAGGCGAGCAGGGCTTTCGGCTGCGTGAAATCCATATGATTGATGAGTTAACCCGTCTCTCCCCCGTGGTTGTCGCTACCGGCGGCGGGGCGGTGCTGCGCGAAGAAAATCGCCGCGCACTGCGCGAGCGCGGCACCGTGGTGTATCTGTTGACCACCGTCGACCAGCAGCTAAAGCGGACGGCGAAAGATCGCAATCGTCCGTTGCTACAGTGCGCTAACCGCGAACAGGTACTCAATGACATGTTTGCTCAGCGCGACCCGCTCTATCGTGCCACGTCGGATATTGCTGTGCGCACCGATCGGCGTAGCCCACGGGCGGTGGTGAATGAGATCCTGCGCCGGGTGCATCGGTTGGTGGACCCGCTGGAGCCCTCCTCTTCGCCTCATTCGGCTGGACCGCTTAACCATAATAAGGTATCGCAATGACCTCGACCGCCAGCGCGCAACGCACACTTCAGGTTGCTTTAGATGAGCGTAGCTACCCGATTCATATTGGCACCGGGCTGATCGGTCAAGCCGATACGTTGACGCCTTACCTTGCGGGCCAGCAGGTGATGGTAGTCACTAACGAGACTATCGCGCCGCTCTACCTGGAAACACTCTGCGCTAGCCTGCCGGCGCATTTAGATGTGCGCACGGTTGTGTTGCCTGATGGCGAACAGTACAAAACCATTGAGCAGGTCAGCCGCATTTGGGATGCACTGCTTGAAGCTGGTTTTAACCGTCGTTGTACCCTGATCGCCTTAGGAGGCGGGGTGATTGGCGATATGGTCGGCTATGCCGCCGCTTCCTATCAGCGCGGCGTGGCGTTTATCCAGGTGCCCACCACGCTACTTTCCCAGGTGGATTCGTCGGTAGGGGGCAAGACCGGCGTCAATCACCCGCTGGGTAAAAACATGATCGGCGCTTTCTGGCAGCCCAAAGCCGTGCTGGTGGACATCGATACCCTGAAGAGCCTGCCGCGTCGCGAGCTTTCCGCTGGCCTTGCCGAGGTTATCAAGTACGGTTTTATCCGTGATGAAGCGTTTTTAAGCTGGCTGGAAGCCAATATGCCCGCGCTACTCGACGTAGAGCCGGAAGTAGTCGCCGACGCTATTGCGCGCAGTTGCCAAATCAAGGCAGATATCGTTGCCGAAGATGAAACCGAGCAGGGTGTGCGTGCACTGCTCAACCTGGGTCACACTTTTGGCCACGCCATTGAAGCCCACCAAGGTTACGGTAACTGGTTACACGGTGAAGCAGTGGGCGCGGGCATGGCCATGGCGGCAACGCTTTCAAACCGGCTAGGCTGGATCGATGAAGCAGCACTAGCGCGTAGCCTGGCGGTAATCGAGAGTGCCGAGTTGCCGTTAGTGGCACCGCTCAACATGTCGAGTGATGACTTTTTAGCCCGTATGCGGCTGGATAAGAAAAATATCGATACGCGGCTGCGTCTGGTGCTACTTAACGCCCTGGGCGATGCCTGCGTTAGCGATGCCACGCCCGTTGATGTTCTCCGCACGCTGCTGGATGACTATCCGCGCCGCTAAGTGGCCTATCAATCCTTTCTATTACTTTCTTCTTCCCGGCAGAGCTGCTTCCTAGTGGGGCAGTTTTGACAGTATTTTTGCGCTGATAAAACTGTCTGTGAACTTAACCCGGTTGCTACGCTTTCAATAATCCGTATGCCTTATGCGCTATCGGCATGGGTGGTTTTCCGTGAATAAGACTAAAGTCTAATGGAAAATAAAGAGTCCTAAAGTGGTGTTTCTTTTCCTTACAAGCCTTTGAAGTATATGTATTTTTTTCTTGAATGAGAGTGCAAATACAGGATTTGAAAAGAGTTTCTCTAACGTTATAAGCACCAAGCGATTGCGCAACGTGGGCGCTAATCGCTATGCTGACCGGCCATTTTCTTGCGGCAGCGAACGTGGGAAACACCCCATTCTGGGCAGGTTATAAGCATCATAAAAAAAGCAAAACCGTC includes the following:
- a CDS encoding type 4a pilus biogenesis protein PilO; its protein translation is MSLNREQWAIEWQRLRDVDWRDLDIKEAGGWPLLLKVLSCCLALLAALSVMLWFVVSEQRESFRAAQREEVRLLSEYRSKASEAAFLPEMREQLTTLEGQIARLRTMLPTDAEIPSLLDSISDAAVDNRLTIETIRLRPTLTQPHYVEQPLDIQVRGDYHQLARFSADIASLPRMVTQHDFTLEPVEERGDTLRLSLLARTYRYLEPGDQPPTDGAEPL
- a CDS encoding pilus assembly protein PilP — translated: MTRTAKLIGMMVSVVLLTACADAELTQLERTLANIRQSPGGQPPVIAVALPESRTLAYLYSEDRSPFLPPDAIAQDDANRSEGALAPDQQRTPEPLERFSLQELRLVGTMRMAGRQVAMIASPDGNVTSVKEGNYMGTDYGRIAQISAQEIRVTERVFTQREGWQQRQVSLAINENNE
- the aroB gene encoding 3-dehydroquinate synthase gives rise to the protein MTSTASAQRTLQVALDERSYPIHIGTGLIGQADTLTPYLAGQQVMVVTNETIAPLYLETLCASLPAHLDVRTVVLPDGEQYKTIEQVSRIWDALLEAGFNRRCTLIALGGGVIGDMVGYAAASYQRGVAFIQVPTTLLSQVDSSVGGKTGVNHPLGKNMIGAFWQPKAVLVDIDTLKSLPRRELSAGLAEVIKYGFIRDEAFLSWLEANMPALLDVEPEVVADAIARSCQIKADIVAEDETEQGVRALLNLGHTFGHAIEAHQGYGNWLHGEAVGAGMAMAATLSNRLGWIDEAALARSLAVIESAELPLVAPLNMSSDDFLARMRLDKKNIDTRLRLVLLNALGDACVSDATPVDVLRTLLDDYPRR
- the pilQ gene encoding type IV pilus secretin PilQ, giving the protein MAVTVWRITFLMTMAALFSLLPSLAVASVLTDVDVQPADSGGANVDLSFTGGVPELRSYRLESPPRVTFDLAGTQNGLATRRLSINSHGVEQITALEGNGRTRLVVNLSEPQAFTTSVQEGRLRITFASGATPAPTASPNPSPTPSAGVSSAGLETDEGPQIENIDFQRGADGAGRLLVTFDREGVEANVREGGPDQVLVDLRDVAIPDSLNQVYDVTDFATPITRITPRANQGDTQLAIATQGAYAMISSQSGRTLTVEVQPASQESQPSQATGERFNGERLSLNFQDIEVRSVLATLAEFTGLNLVASDSVTGRVTLNLNDVPWDQALALILQSQGLSSREQGNVIVVAPASELAELERQELEARNQRETLSPLVTEFIEIKYARAEDLALLLRGGDGDGFGLLTERGRVSIDNRTNTLLVQDTADQVRDIVRTIDRLDVAVRQVQIEARIVIARDTASRELGINWGMSSTRGFQEGEDGNFTRRDINPNGINRAQGGLAVDLGAATGPGTGFSFGYLSGDILLDLELRALESEGKSQTISQPRIITANQRTARISQGEERAFQSVDGNDNPDTEFKEAELSLEVTPQITPDNRIIMDLVIKNDSFRESEFGGEPPIDTNQIETQVLVDNGQTVVLGGILTTEELRQIAKTPLLGDIPLLGRLFRYTEESNEKVELLVFITPRLLDDGLTVR
- the aroK gene encoding shikimate kinase AroK codes for the protein MQDLPNLFLIGPMGAGKSTIGRLLAAELSRQFFDSDHAIQDRCGADIPWIFDVEGEQGFRLREIHMIDELTRLSPVVVATGGGAVLREENRRALRERGTVVYLLTTVDQQLKRTAKDRNRPLLQCANREQVLNDMFAQRDPLYRATSDIAVRTDRRSPRAVVNEILRRVHRLVDPLEPSSSPHSAGPLNHNKVSQ
- a CDS encoding PilN domain-containing protein, whose amino-acid sequence is MSMNINLLPWREAQRERNTRKFYVVVAGMLILGVALGLLISHYYQLKLAAQQQRNAYVSDHIERLNADIAGVSRYASDAARLGEQIAVFQALQSEQADTVQLFNDVANSVANGVIYQRLAKNGDQVSVTAVAGSERQVSEQLRRIAALPGMGVPSLSAVESEQNGAGRVFRFDVEQTTVAVPQGVAQDVEEQGVAELGEEEEGSS